In Maridesulfovibrio frigidus DSM 17176, a genomic segment contains:
- the rho gene encoding transcription termination factor Rho has protein sequence MGQEQNTNNLNLNLTDLKLKSMADLMDLATKFKVENPSGMRKQELIFGLLQGCAAQNGQIYGEGVLEVLPDGFGFLRSPTYSYMPGPDDIYVSPSQIRRFGLRKGDIISGQIRPPKEGERYFALLRVNEIGLEAPEHSRNLVLFDNLTPIYPDVRFKMENGPKNFTSRVIDILAPIGLGQRALLVAPPRTGKTMMLQNIANSINANHPDVDLIVLLIDERPEEVTDMARTVNAEVVSSTFDEPPQRHVQVTEMVLEKAKRLVERKRDVVILLDSITRLGRAYNAVTPSSGRVLSGGLDANAMQRPKRFFGAARNIEEGGSLTIIATALIDTGSRMDEVIFEEFKGTGNMDLYLDRKLSEKRVFPSIDINRSGTRKEELLLSQEVLNKVWILRKLLAPMNTIDSMEFLLGKMKGTKKNEDFFEMMGK, from the coding sequence ATGGGCCAAGAACAAAATACAAACAATCTGAATCTGAATCTGACTGATTTGAAACTAAAGAGCATGGCAGATCTTATGGATCTTGCTACTAAGTTCAAAGTTGAAAACCCCAGCGGAATGCGTAAACAGGAACTGATTTTTGGACTACTGCAAGGTTGTGCAGCCCAAAACGGACAAATTTACGGAGAAGGCGTACTTGAAGTACTGCCCGATGGATTCGGATTCCTTCGCTCCCCCACCTATAGCTACATGCCCGGGCCCGACGATATCTACGTATCTCCATCACAGATTCGTAGATTTGGCCTTAGAAAGGGTGACATTATTTCCGGACAGATTCGCCCCCCTAAAGAGGGTGAAAGATATTTTGCACTGCTCCGGGTTAATGAAATCGGTTTAGAAGCTCCTGAACACTCCCGAAATCTTGTTCTCTTCGACAACCTCACACCTATCTACCCAGACGTCCGTTTCAAAATGGAAAACGGTCCAAAGAATTTCACATCAAGAGTTATCGATATCCTTGCTCCAATCGGACTTGGACAGCGCGCACTGCTCGTTGCTCCTCCCCGTACCGGTAAGACAATGATGCTTCAGAATATCGCTAACTCCATTAACGCTAACCATCCTGATGTCGACCTCATCGTTCTTCTTATTGACGAACGCCCTGAAGAAGTCACAGACATGGCTAGAACTGTTAATGCAGAAGTCGTAAGTTCGACTTTTGATGAACCTCCACAGCGCCATGTTCAGGTGACTGAAATGGTTCTTGAAAAAGCTAAACGTCTTGTTGAGCGTAAAAGAGATGTTGTCATCCTTCTTGACTCAATCACTCGTTTAGGACGTGCATACAACGCAGTAACACCTTCTTCCGGTAGAGTTCTCTCCGGTGGTCTTGATGCAAACGCTATGCAGCGCCCGAAAAGATTTTTCGGAGCAGCACGTAACATCGAGGAAGGCGGAAGTCTTACAATTATTGCAACAGCACTAATTGATACAGGTTCCAGAATGGACGAAGTTATCTTTGAAGAATTCAAAGGTACAGGTAATATGGATCTCTACCTTGATCGCAAACTTTCTGAGAAGAGAGTATTCCCATCCATTGACATCAACCGTTCCGGTACACGTAAAGAAGAGCTTCTACTTTCACAGGAAGTTCTTAATAAAGTCTGGATTCTTAGAAAGCTTCTTGCCCCGATGAACACCATAGATTCTATGGAATTCCTTCTCGGTAAGATGAAAGGAACCAAAAAGAACGAAGACTTCTTTGAGATGATGGGTAAATAA
- a CDS encoding M48 family metallopeptidase, with the protein MINKNHTLRIVFAILTFLFSITWLTPQATASSILGDFTVTDEIKLGGEFNKMIHERMPVVLDPQIDGYIEHLVKRIAKTMPPQPFPITSAVIDNNSMNAFAVPGGYIYVFTGLILNLKHEDELAAVIGHELAHVSLRHVARRMEKMKLVNIASMMGTLAGMMLGMTGDSNAAAVGQAMSMGSMAGAQSAYLSYTQQNEREADHLGMNYLVDAGFNPTGMVESFKTMKRRQWYVSNNNIPSYLSTHPGLDDRIDYLKERFARMPANYFKRRADDSIFLKIQTLIRARRTDPKVALAHYNNIPEADRTCLDELGLGIILSRMEQSHDAEAAFKKALKECPSDPLILREAGRFYFSIGKMDKASPLLREAFIRTPQDAMALFFIARIQAERKDYVQAIPTMRRVAEMVPHDQEIHYHLGRMLGESGDYFGAHEQLAYAALYKHDFKQAMFHQKKAEGLAKTRSQKKQLSKLQKLLIPPEEE; encoded by the coding sequence TTGATAAATAAAAACCACACTCTACGCATAGTTTTTGCAATCCTGACATTTTTGTTTTCCATAACATGGCTGACACCTCAGGCTACTGCTTCTTCCATACTTGGAGATTTCACAGTAACAGATGAAATTAAACTTGGTGGTGAATTCAATAAAATGATCCACGAAAGGATGCCTGTCGTCCTTGATCCCCAGATTGATGGCTATATTGAGCATCTTGTAAAACGCATTGCTAAGACCATGCCTCCGCAACCTTTCCCAATAACGTCCGCAGTTATTGATAATAATTCTATGAATGCTTTCGCCGTTCCTGGCGGATATATTTACGTATTTACTGGACTTATTCTAAACCTTAAGCACGAAGATGAACTTGCAGCAGTTATAGGACATGAGCTTGCACATGTATCTTTAAGACATGTAGCGCGCCGCATGGAAAAGATGAAGTTGGTCAACATTGCCAGCATGATGGGAACATTAGCAGGCATGATGCTTGGTATGACTGGCGACTCTAATGCTGCTGCTGTAGGGCAAGCGATGTCAATGGGTTCCATGGCTGGAGCACAAAGTGCTTACCTCAGCTATACCCAGCAAAATGAAAGAGAAGCTGATCATCTTGGAATGAACTATCTGGTAGACGCGGGCTTCAACCCAACAGGAATGGTTGAGAGTTTCAAAACCATGAAACGCCGTCAATGGTACGTCAGTAACAACAATATCCCTAGCTACCTGTCGACTCACCCAGGCCTTGATGATCGTATTGATTACCTCAAAGAAAGATTTGCCCGGATGCCTGCTAACTATTTCAAAAGACGTGCAGACGACTCAATTTTTCTAAAAATCCAAACCCTGATACGAGCGCGTAGAACCGATCCGAAAGTTGCGCTTGCCCACTATAACAACATTCCAGAAGCTGATCGTACCTGCCTCGATGAGCTGGGACTTGGAATAATTCTTTCGCGAATGGAGCAAAGCCACGACGCTGAAGCTGCCTTTAAAAAAGCCTTAAAAGAATGCCCCAGCGACCCGCTTATTCTTCGTGAAGCAGGACGTTTTTATTTTTCTATAGGCAAAATGGACAAAGCTTCGCCTCTTTTGCGGGAAGCTTTCATACGGACTCCACAAGATGCTATGGCCCTCTTTTTCATTGCTCGAATACAAGCTGAAAGAAAAGACTATGTTCAGGCTATCCCCACAATGAGGAGGGTCGCTGAAATGGTCCCGCACGATCAGGAAATTCATTATCACCTAGGGCGTATGCTAGGTGAATCTGGAGATTACTTTGGTGCGCACGAACAACTTGCCTACGCCGCATTATATAAACATGACTTCAAGCAAGCGATGTTCCACCAAAAAAAAGCTGAAGGACTAGCTAAAACAAGAAGCCAAAAGAAACAGTTAAGCAAATTGCAAAAGTTGTTGATTCCACCGGAAGAGGAGTAA
- a CDS encoding bifunctional riboflavin kinase/FAD synthetase, with translation MIIARSIEEIKQLKNGSCVTIGNFDGVHKGHQKLICSTCRKAKSNGLSSVIVTFDPHPLRVLVNSKTPPFITLTEQKIELLALHKPDIILALNFTMEMAKLSPEEFIKKYLIDGLGMKQMVVGYDYALGKGRAGNYEVLVEFGRKYGYGIERLDPIIINDAVVSSSRIRDMVREGNVWDVRPLLGRFYQVRGEVVHGMNRGGRLLGFPTANIKLEDELFPNKGVYAIRVEVDGMVRAGVANIGKNPTFGNDILSVEAHIFNFSDDIYGKNIRVHFIQRIRAERKFDSLDELKARITKDTELAKSILSYPESQVRPGLNLTESGTGAC, from the coding sequence ATGATAATCGCAAGATCAATCGAAGAAATAAAGCAGCTTAAAAATGGCTCCTGTGTAACCATAGGTAATTTTGATGGTGTTCATAAAGGACACCAGAAACTTATCTGTAGCACATGCAGAAAAGCCAAATCGAATGGATTATCCAGCGTAATTGTAACCTTCGACCCACATCCTTTGCGGGTTTTAGTTAACAGCAAAACGCCCCCATTCATCACCCTCACTGAGCAAAAAATAGAACTTTTGGCACTTCACAAGCCAGATATTATCCTTGCGCTGAATTTTACAATGGAAATGGCAAAACTATCTCCTGAAGAATTCATCAAGAAGTATCTTATTGACGGCCTAGGCATGAAGCAGATGGTCGTGGGATATGACTATGCTCTTGGCAAAGGGCGTGCCGGCAACTACGAAGTGCTGGTCGAATTTGGCCGCAAATACGGATACGGCATCGAAAGACTTGACCCTATCATTATTAATGATGCGGTAGTCAGTTCTTCACGAATCAGAGACATGGTACGTGAAGGCAATGTCTGGGATGTGCGCCCACTACTTGGCAGGTTTTATCAGGTGCGCGGCGAAGTTGTACACGGCATGAATCGCGGTGGCCGCCTTCTTGGTTTCCCCACAGCCAATATCAAGCTGGAAGATGAGCTTTTCCCCAACAAGGGAGTTTACGCTATCAGGGTTGAAGTGGATGGAATGGTCCGTGCGGGCGTGGCAAATATTGGTAAAAATCCAACTTTTGGTAACGATATCCTTTCCGTAGAAGCACATATTTTCAACTTCTCAGACGATATTTACGGTAAAAATATCCGGGTTCATTTCATTCAGAGAATTCGGGCAGAACGCAAGTTCGATAGCCTGGACGAACTGAAAGCCCGTATAACTAAAGATACCGAACTTGCAAAATCAATCCTTTCATACCCCGAATCACAAGTTCGACCGGGATTAAACCTGACTGAGTCAGGAACTGGAGCCTGTTAA
- a CDS encoding chloride channel protein produces the protein MSPLLNFQVWKEIARSYKNISSFRWLLLGVLVGLLSGVLAVAFFAAVEYGKFIFLNQLAGLSLPAPAGEEIFHGTPGQLRAWVVPVSTMTVGLLTGWLVNKYIPETISGGTDGTDATIKCFHQGGGIMRPIVPIIKGITSIFTIATGGSAGREGPITQMGAGIGSWVAQKLKLSAKERRILLLAGAAGGLGAIFRAPLGGALTAVEVIYREDFESEAILPSVLSSVVSYSLFTLFYGSEPIFGIPRFVFHDPREMIFYIILAFACTFAGWMYIRTFRFIKYSIFSKIKDRLGLMWATGIGGLMMGLMGMLFPQVLSGGYGWLEMAIMGEIPIMMMIAILLGKTVATSMTIGSGMSGGMFAPALFVGGMTGGVVGQVAGKYYPEIATQPGGYVLVGMAAFFAGVANAPIGPLIMVCELTQGYGLLAPLMLASALCIVLGRNFSLYEHQVDNKFESPAHIEDATINILEQLHVDTHFKPGIVTTLEEGTTLKALRDIIANTNELYFPVKNDEGIITGIMTIHNVRNHLFNQDLFDLILARDLATKPATLKADDDLYTALLKFVDTDYGQIPVVAEDDPNHIIGLLNRENVFRAYAKAIKELHED, from the coding sequence ATGAGCCCCCTTCTTAACTTTCAAGTCTGGAAGGAAATTGCGAGATCTTACAAGAATATCAGCTCGTTCAGGTGGCTTTTATTAGGGGTACTGGTCGGGCTTCTCTCTGGAGTACTGGCAGTCGCATTTTTTGCAGCAGTTGAATACGGTAAATTTATTTTCCTCAACCAATTGGCAGGCCTATCCTTACCAGCTCCTGCAGGCGAAGAAATTTTTCATGGAACTCCTGGTCAATTACGAGCTTGGGTCGTTCCCGTCTCAACTATGACTGTAGGTCTGCTCACAGGCTGGCTCGTTAACAAATACATTCCTGAAACTATCTCCGGCGGCACAGATGGAACAGATGCTACAATCAAATGTTTCCATCAGGGCGGCGGAATCATGCGCCCCATCGTCCCGATAATTAAAGGTATTACATCCATTTTCACTATCGCCACCGGCGGTAGCGCAGGACGGGAAGGTCCCATTACGCAAATGGGTGCAGGTATCGGTTCTTGGGTTGCGCAAAAGCTTAAACTCTCAGCCAAAGAACGCAGAATACTTCTTCTGGCAGGTGCAGCTGGAGGCCTTGGAGCCATATTTCGTGCCCCGCTAGGCGGAGCGCTTACAGCAGTTGAAGTTATTTACCGCGAAGATTTTGAATCCGAAGCGATTCTCCCATCAGTATTATCTTCGGTTGTATCATACTCACTTTTCACACTTTTTTACGGTTCTGAACCTATTTTTGGAATTCCTAGATTTGTATTCCATGACCCCCGTGAAATGATCTTTTATATAATTCTGGCTTTTGCGTGTACCTTCGCAGGCTGGATGTATATCCGCACTTTCCGTTTCATCAAGTATTCAATTTTCTCTAAAATTAAAGATAGATTAGGCCTCATGTGGGCGACCGGGATAGGCGGACTTATGATGGGATTGATGGGAATGCTTTTCCCGCAAGTTCTGTCAGGTGGTTACGGCTGGCTGGAAATGGCTATCATGGGTGAAATCCCAATCATGATGATGATCGCGATCTTATTGGGAAAAACCGTTGCCACGTCTATGACCATTGGGTCAGGAATGAGTGGTGGTATGTTCGCTCCGGCACTCTTTGTCGGCGGTATGACAGGTGGTGTTGTCGGACAGGTTGCCGGGAAATATTATCCCGAAATCGCTACCCAGCCCGGCGGCTATGTGCTTGTCGGTATGGCTGCATTTTTCGCAGGAGTAGCCAATGCGCCGATTGGGCCGCTGATCATGGTCTGTGAACTTACACAAGGTTACGGGCTTCTAGCTCCTCTGATGCTTGCATCCGCCTTATGTATCGTGCTGGGACGTAATTTCTCTCTATATGAGCATCAGGTGGATAACAAATTTGAATCCCCCGCTCATATCGAAGATGCAACTATCAACATTCTCGAGCAACTGCACGTTGATACGCACTTCAAACCCGGCATAGTCACAACTCTTGAAGAGGGTACAACTCTCAAGGCCCTGCGCGATATTATTGCGAATACTAATGAGCTGTACTTTCCCGTTAAGAATGACGAAGGCATAATCACCGGGATTATGACCATTCATAATGTAAGAAATCATCTCTTCAATCAGGACCTTTTCGATCTAATTCTTGCACGGGATCTGGCGACTAAGCCTGCAACACTGAAAGCTGATGACGACTTATACACTGCACTGCTAAAATTTGTGGATACAGATTACGGTCAAATCCCTGTTGTAGCAGAAGATGATCCGAACCATATTATCGGCCTGCTTAATCGTGAAAACGTATTTAGAGCTTACGCAAAGGCGATCAAAGAACTTCACGAAGATTAG
- a CDS encoding DUF2087 domain-containing protein, with product MSKTTLPLSVGDISMFAKTIRRQLDGFESTPSHVEMLNLLTKAVGYRNFQHFRAQQEAQVAIDLPVQPKPEVDYKLVKKLLRLFNEGQLVRWPKKFSQRMICLWVMWSRIPARESMVEREVNELLDKNHEFGDYALLRRELVDRGLMLRTDDGRKYKRCEVQPPAEAVELFKRL from the coding sequence ATGTCTAAAACTACTTTGCCTTTATCTGTGGGCGACATATCAATGTTTGCCAAGACCATTCGCCGTCAGCTTGACGGTTTCGAATCCACTCCCAGTCATGTTGAAATGCTTAATTTGCTTACGAAAGCTGTTGGCTATCGCAACTTCCAGCATTTCCGTGCTCAGCAGGAAGCTCAGGTAGCTATCGATCTTCCAGTCCAGCCAAAGCCAGAAGTTGATTATAAACTTGTGAAGAAGTTGTTACGACTTTTTAATGAGGGGCAGCTTGTCCGCTGGCCTAAGAAATTTTCGCAACGCATGATTTGCTTGTGGGTAATGTGGTCGCGCATTCCTGCCCGTGAATCTATGGTGGAGCGCGAAGTTAATGAGTTGCTTGATAAGAATCATGAGTTCGGTGACTATGCATTGCTTCGGCGCGAGCTTGTTGATCGTGGATTAATGCTGCGCACGGATGACGGGCGTAAATATAAGCGGTGTGAAGTTCAACCCCCAGCGGAGGCTGTGGAGTTATTTAAGCGCTTGTAA
- the hslV gene encoding ATP-dependent protease subunit HslV, translated as MELRGTTILAVKDEKGSAMAGDGQVTMGQAIVMKHSAIKVRTLYNEKVLAGFAGATADAFTLFERFEKKLETHGGNLVRSAVELATDWRKDKYLRKLEAMILVADAEHILIISGNGDVIEPDDGLAAIGSGGAYALSAARALSRHTELSAVEIAEKAMEIASEICVYTNDHFVIKTLDK; from the coding sequence ATGGAACTCAGAGGAACGACCATACTGGCCGTTAAAGACGAAAAAGGTTCAGCCATGGCTGGAGACGGTCAGGTCACTATGGGCCAAGCCATTGTAATGAAGCATTCTGCAATCAAAGTTCGTACTCTTTATAATGAAAAAGTCCTTGCCGGATTTGCAGGCGCAACCGCTGACGCTTTCACTCTCTTCGAAAGATTCGAGAAAAAGCTTGAAACTCATGGCGGCAACCTTGTCCGCAGCGCAGTGGAGCTTGCAACTGACTGGCGCAAAGATAAATACCTTCGCAAACTTGAAGCAATGATCCTTGTTGCTGATGCCGAACATATCCTGATCATCAGTGGTAACGGCGATGTTATTGAGCCTGATGACGGCCTTGCAGCTATCGGATCAGGGGGAGCTTATGCTCTTTCCGCTGCCCGCGCACTCTCCCGCCACACAGAACTTTCAGCTGTTGAAATTGCAGAAAAGGCAATGGAAATTGCAAGCGAAATATGTGTTTATACCAACGATCATTTTGTTATTAAAACTCTTGATAAATAA
- the hslU gene encoding ATP-dependent protease ATPase subunit HslU translates to MSNLTPREIVSELDKFIIGQADAKRMVAIAMRNRWRRQQLPAELRDEISPKNIIMMGPTGVGKTEIARRLAKLSGCPFFKVEATKFTEVGYVGRDVESMIRDLMEIGIALVRKEELDKVKVKAEKNAEEHLLDLLLPSSKPKNPTMAFFNPNANANEAIPLQEENPSEDTNSTREKFRKMWRDGKLDEREIDIEVTVQGGTGVEIMSMPGMEDMGMQVNDMIGNMFPNKKKARKVNIREAYDILIQEESDKLIDMDNVADMARERVEQTGILFLDEIDKIAGRHESSGSTDVSREGVQRDLLPIVEGSVVKTKYGMVKTDHILFISAGAFHYSKPSDLIPELQGRFPLRVELHALGKDEFYRILTEPQNALTVQYKALLETEKITIDYSREALEEVAATAQKINEETENIGARRLYTIMEKILSDLSFEAPDRSGDSIMIDEEYVKEKLKDVIEDRDLSRYIL, encoded by the coding sequence ATGAGTAATCTTACACCTAGAGAAATCGTATCGGAATTGGATAAATTCATCATCGGTCAAGCTGACGCTAAGCGTATGGTCGCCATTGCAATGCGTAACCGCTGGCGCAGACAACAGCTCCCCGCGGAACTACGCGATGAAATTTCACCTAAAAATATTATTATGATGGGACCAACCGGTGTTGGTAAAACAGAGATAGCTCGTAGACTTGCGAAGCTTTCAGGTTGTCCATTCTTTAAGGTAGAAGCCACCAAATTTACCGAAGTAGGATATGTAGGTCGTGATGTAGAATCCATGATCCGCGATCTTATGGAAATTGGAATAGCTCTTGTGCGCAAAGAAGAGTTAGATAAAGTCAAAGTTAAAGCTGAAAAGAACGCAGAAGAACATCTTCTTGATCTGCTATTACCTTCATCAAAACCTAAAAATCCAACAATGGCTTTCTTTAATCCCAACGCCAATGCAAACGAAGCCATACCTCTTCAGGAAGAAAATCCTTCGGAAGATACAAACTCCACCCGCGAAAAATTCCGCAAAATGTGGCGCGACGGCAAGCTTGATGAACGTGAAATTGATATAGAAGTTACTGTTCAGGGCGGAACAGGCGTCGAGATCATGTCCATGCCCGGCATGGAAGACATGGGAATGCAAGTTAACGACATGATCGGAAACATGTTCCCTAACAAAAAGAAGGCTCGCAAAGTTAATATTCGCGAGGCCTACGACATCCTTATTCAGGAAGAGTCCGACAAGCTTATTGATATGGACAATGTGGCTGATATGGCCCGTGAACGTGTTGAGCAGACCGGAATTTTATTCCTTGATGAAATTGATAAAATCGCAGGACGCCATGAAAGCAGCGGTTCGACAGATGTTTCCCGTGAAGGTGTGCAGCGCGATTTGCTGCCCATAGTTGAAGGAAGTGTAGTTAAAACCAAATACGGCATGGTGAAGACAGATCATATCCTATTCATTTCAGCCGGAGCATTTCATTACTCCAAGCCTTCTGATCTGATACCGGAACTTCAAGGCCGTTTCCCGCTTCGTGTTGAGCTTCATGCGCTTGGTAAAGATGAATTCTACAGAATTCTCACCGAGCCTCAGAACGCTTTGACAGTTCAGTATAAAGCTCTGCTTGAAACTGAAAAGATCACCATTGATTACAGCCGTGAGGCCCTTGAAGAGGTCGCCGCCACAGCTCAAAAGATTAATGAAGAAACCGAAAATATTGGTGCTAGAAGACTTTACACTATAATGGAAAAGATTCTCTCAGACCTATCCTTTGAAGCTCCTGATAGATCAGGTGACTCCATCATGATCGATGAAGAGTACGTTAAAGAAAAATTGAAAGATGTAATTGAAGATAGAGATTTATCGCGTTACATTTTATAG
- a CDS encoding tetratricopeptide repeat protein — MSTPPDNKESIPKIVGTFSSTIKQEIGAGATKRKVVHEFLYYAEENDNGEIALRPLNDKFVPAGDEQIISKDELLESFTAEIELHSKSVFPAMKELGKCLARADRQRQLGKHFTAEMEYGKALTIDEDNIRAIFGMGLCYLERQDDSKSEDLFSRLLELNAAFSTEHKHLFNDFGISLRKNKKHAEAIEFYTKALNFCSDDENLLFNIARSLYEIEKKKEACDFLDQCLEINPEFKEAIKLKKFISKN, encoded by the coding sequence ATGAGCACCCCCCCTGACAACAAAGAATCCATCCCTAAGATTGTAGGAACGTTTTCTTCCACCATTAAGCAAGAGATTGGAGCAGGTGCTACAAAACGGAAAGTTGTTCATGAATTTCTGTATTACGCCGAAGAAAATGATAATGGCGAAATTGCTCTCCGCCCATTAAATGATAAATTTGTACCCGCTGGTGACGAACAGATTATAAGCAAAGATGAACTTCTGGAATCCTTCACTGCAGAGATAGAGCTTCACTCTAAATCCGTTTTCCCGGCAATGAAAGAACTGGGTAAATGCTTGGCAAGAGCAGACCGTCAGCGTCAACTCGGAAAACATTTCACTGCGGAAATGGAATATGGAAAAGCCCTCACTATTGACGAAGACAATATTCGTGCAATTTTCGGAATGGGCCTCTGCTACCTTGAGCGTCAGGACGATTCTAAATCAGAGGATCTTTTTAGTAGATTGCTCGAACTTAATGCAGCTTTCAGCACTGAACACAAACATCTATTCAACGATTTCGGTATATCTCTCCGGAAGAACAAAAAGCATGCAGAAGCCATAGAGTTTTACACTAAAGCCTTAAATTTCTGCTCAGACGATGAGAACCTTCTTTTCAATATTGCCCGCAGTTTATACGAAATTGAGAAAAAGAAAGAAGCATGCGACTTTCTTGACCAGTGCCTTGAAATTAATCCAGAATTTAAAGAAGCTATCAAACTCAAGAAATTTATAAGCAAAAACTAG
- a CDS encoding flagellar hook protein FlgE, which translates to MSFSAMYVGATGVKAHSMLLQQTGNNIANVNTTAYKSGDTFLETLYSQAATGTTSGLVNGITSNSPGQVGKGVAISSTRINFAEGAFETTSSSTDLGIGGKGFFRVVDQDSKVNHYTRAGSFRFDKEGVLTDSHANALQGYAIDADGNIGTVSENVALPMKDELNSSGETVQVVKSDPKATNQVAIKTNLDHASIDHSQNAESPFFSMLGEWDGTKEMPLGVDDFAYSTALQIYDESGNTMDLTVYYDKASPSSSSPTDRRYWEYIVTVPPGNDGRAATDGTSGAGLLMSGTLEFAGDGTLINQTAYTLNSNAADPKDLNNWTLANFNEDGEPIVSATFKGDEGTGTNQNVAVNLGSRSATNAWTTPGGTAAEVGSNVSSLPGMENGRQDALSTTNYSGYSSTVSQSQDGFGEGYLQNVSVNTEGILSAHFSNGLSTDLYQINLYNFKSQTGLRREGSNYFSESQGSGAAIEGVAKTDGMGSILGNSLETSNVDLAQEFGSMILTQRGFQANSKTISTVDQLINTTLGIKK; encoded by the coding sequence ATGTCTTTCAGCGCAATGTATGTCGGAGCGACAGGGGTTAAGGCCCACAGTATGCTGCTTCAGCAAACAGGCAATAATATCGCTAACGTGAATACTACTGCCTACAAGAGCGGTGATACGTTCCTAGAGACCCTATACAGCCAAGCTGCTACCGGGACAACTTCTGGCTTAGTTAATGGCATTACCTCCAACTCTCCAGGACAAGTGGGTAAAGGTGTAGCGATTTCTTCTACTCGCATAAATTTTGCGGAAGGAGCATTCGAAACCACTTCCTCGAGTACTGATCTCGGTATTGGAGGAAAAGGATTCTTTAGGGTTGTCGATCAGGATTCCAAAGTAAATCACTATACCCGTGCAGGAAGTTTCAGGTTCGATAAAGAGGGCGTACTCACAGATTCGCACGCTAACGCCCTTCAAGGATACGCCATTGACGCTGATGGTAACATCGGAACAGTCTCTGAAAACGTTGCTCTACCTATGAAAGATGAGCTCAACTCCTCAGGAGAGACTGTCCAAGTGGTTAAGTCAGACCCTAAAGCCACCAACCAAGTCGCAATTAAAACTAATCTAGATCACGCTTCTATAGACCATAGCCAAAATGCAGAGTCTCCTTTCTTCTCGATGCTTGGAGAATGGGACGGCACAAAGGAAATGCCTCTTGGCGTTGACGATTTTGCATATAGTACAGCTCTTCAAATATATGATGAGAGCGGCAATACGATGGACCTGACAGTATATTACGATAAGGCCTCGCCCAGTTCATCAAGCCCAACTGACAGAAGATATTGGGAATATATTGTAACAGTTCCCCCTGGAAATGATGGTAGAGCAGCGACAGATGGTACATCTGGAGCGGGCTTGCTCATGAGCGGAACGCTCGAATTTGCAGGCGATGGAACTCTCATCAATCAGACAGCATATACCTTAAACAGTAATGCTGCTGACCCTAAGGACTTAAACAACTGGACTTTGGCGAACTTCAATGAAGATGGCGAACCCATTGTAAGTGCTACCTTTAAGGGAGATGAAGGAACAGGGACCAATCAAAACGTCGCTGTTAATTTAGGTAGCAGGTCAGCTACAAATGCATGGACGACACCCGGCGGAACTGCCGCGGAAGTGGGCAGTAATGTGTCCTCACTTCCAGGCATGGAAAACGGTCGTCAGGATGCTCTCAGTACCACCAACTATAGTGGATATTCTTCTACAGTCAGCCAGTCTCAGGATGGATTCGGCGAAGGATATTTGCAAAATGTTTCGGTTAACACTGAGGGAATTCTATCAGCACACTTCTCGAACGGACTCAGCACGGATTTGTATCAAATAAACCTATACAACTTTAAGAGTCAGACCGGACTGCGGCGAGAAGGTTCAAATTACTTCTCAGAGAGTCAAGGTTCCGGAGCTGCCATTGAAGGTGTCGCTAAGACGGACGGGATGGGATCTATTCTAGGTAATAGCTTAGAAACATCTAACGTTGATCTGGCTCAGGAATTTGGATCTATGATCCTTACCCAAAGAGGTTTTCAGGCCAACTCCAAGACTATAAGCACCGTAGACCAGTTAATAAATACTACGCTAGGCATTAAGAAGTAA